The DNA region gatctcagcctcctcattacaggcatgagccaccagtgcctggctttatgcAATCTTATTTgtctctctgtaatcttattttttGAGCTATTGAATGTCTATTCAAGAAGTTATTGATTACACCTGTAAGTTCTGTTGTTTCCCCACTTCTTCCCTATAGTTGTTTCAAAGTGCAATAAGATCTCTAATCCACTTTGAAATTGTATTAGTACAGGAATCAGTGTATCAAGATGGGATAACTCACTGAAAATTGAATaatagagggaaggagaaaaggaaaaagagtaatTAAGAGGGTTAATCAGATTGATGTAATAGTCGCAGATGGAAAGCCAAAGTGAAACATCTTTACATAATTAACATATACCTATaaaaagaatgacagaaataTAGTCGGCCCTAGGGAGAGGTACCAGTGGGAAGGGAATGGTGAAGCTAGAGGGTGAAAGAGGGCAACTATGGTCAaagcatgaaaataaaacagtgaaagtTGCAAAATTGTTTAAGAATGAAGAAGAGGATGGGGGAAGATTGATGGAGGAATTGAATTCACTAGTTGGGGCTCATTATAAACAAATATagataagtcaaaaataaacccCCTTGTTCAACTGTTACTGTTGAATGGACCAATGCATTTATATACCAATAAAACATAATTACCAAATAAAAGCCATTTGTGCCTGAACAGAATTCAACTGGACTTCCTGGAAAACCTTGTACCAATAAAATACACTAATTTAGGAACAATCCTTCTCAACAAATTAAGTGGGCATTTGAACACATATATCCTGTGCATATTCCAGTAGCCTACAAGGCAATAAATCATCCTGTCAGTTACTCAGTAACATTCACATCTTGCTCACTTAATACCTAGTTGCTCAAGTAGttttaaaacaaattacattcatctgaaaaaattaaaatccccTAGTGCACACAATATCTCAACTGATCATGTTCTAGTCAAATTTTCCCTGAGTAATTCAAGCTTCCTCTGATTTGATTCACGgtcatttcatgtatttattacttACAGtttgtttatagcatattgtcttgaaagtattgctgttgcactggtttgcgtTTTAccgtttgtctctccattttgatgttccccttctcttccttaattcagttaaatgtatataaaatacccaaaggaccaaaatcaaatatagtaacaacaggggataaaccacaggtaagaaaaatgaaagaaaatatgttttttatACTTAAGAAAAACCCTTGACTGCGTTTTTGGGGTATTCAATAATATTTAATCAATTAATATTTAAAGTGATGTGCACCATGTGATTTAGTCTGCAAATATCTCCAGACTTACCACAGATTTCTGCTTTTCAATGGCTTTTCAGGTTGTACATATTACGGTTATGTCATGTTTCATTATATAACTGGTATAGGAACAGTCTTTCAAGGCTAAATTCAGAGTCCCTCACAGTCCGTGGTGTTTCTCCCTTTCCCAGGAAGCCTTTGCCGCAGGGGAGGTCTCGGCTCGGTCTACGCCGCCGGAAATGGCCCATGTGCTCTGTAACAGAGCCAGACTGGTTTCCTATCTCCCAGCCTTTTGTTCTCTAGTTAGAAGAGTTGTTAATCCCAAAGCCTTTTCAACTGCAGGATCTTCAGGTTCTGATGAATCTCACGTAGCCACTTCGCCTCCAGATATATGCTCTAGAACAGTATGGCCTGATGAAACTATGGGACCATTTGGACCTCAGGATCAAAGATTCCAGCTTCCAGGAAACATAGGTTTCGATTGCCACCTCAATGGGGCTGCTTTACAGAAGAAAAGCCAGGTTCATAAAACTTTGCCCGATGTTCTAGCAGAACCATTATCCACTGAAAGACATGAGTTTGTGATGGCACAATATGTGAATGAATTTCAGGGTAATGATACACCTCTTGAACAAGAAATTAACAGTGCAGAAACTTATTTTGAAAGTGCCAGAGTTGAGTGTGCAATCCAAACATGTCCAGAATTTCTGCTAAGAGATTTTGAATCACTCTTTCCAGAAGTGGCCAATAGCAAACTAATGATTCTAACTGTaactcagaaaactaagaatgatatggggctggggatatagcctagtggcaagagtgcctgcctcggatacacgaggccctaggttcgattccccagcaccacatatacagaaaacggccagaagcggcgctgtggctcaagtggcagagtgctagccttgagcgggaagccagggacagtgctcaggccctgagtccaaggcccaggactggcaaaaaaaaaaaaaaaaaaaaaaaagaatgatatgaCTGTTTGGAGTGAAGAGGTAGAAGTTGAAAGAGAAATGCTGCTAGAAAAGTTCATTAATGGTGCTAAAGAAATTTGCTATGCTCTTCGAGCTGAAGGCTATTGGGCTGACTTTATTGATCCATCATCTGGTTTGGCGTTTTTTGGACCATATACAAACAATACTGTTTTTGAAATGGATGAACGCTACCGACATTTAGGATTCTCTGTTGATGATCTTGGCTGCTGTAAAGTGATCCATCATAGCCTCTGGGGAACGTACGTGGTTGTAGGAAGTATCTTCACTAATGCAACACCAGATAGCAATATTATGAAGAAATTAAGTGGAAACTAGCAGTAATGTCATCTTATTTGCAGTACTGTTTGTTTGCAATGAATTGAGCTATATAAACAGTGTTAGACTTCAACGTTTCAAATATACTTATTTTTAGGTACTTATTTCAATGTTTAAGGATTTACAACATTTGCAAGTGACTTGAGATTTTCTCAAGTGTTAATGATTCATATCATTGAATACATGTTAAATATATCCACATTCTGAAGGCTAAATTCAACTGCTGAATTGTTTGTGTATCCTCTAACCAATTAAGGGACATGGATCAAAAAGTTATTTTGACCATTCAAAATCTTTTCCAATACAATTATGTTAAAGAAAGCcattacaatgaaataaaaaaactatCCAAAATGATTATTGAAAAATATAGCATTGggtgcaagtttttttttcttttctcattgcaaTTCCCATCACTATATCTACAACAGAATTGTGCTcctccaaattaaaaataatgttaaaaaataCTTAAGGATTTATCTGGGTCATATGTTTAAAAGAGTGAGCAGTATGCGTGTACAGTTTGAagttattccttttctctttctttttgttttttccctctgttttattCCCtggtgtcactgttttttatttctgtaccctttgtcttatatataaatttatctgatttggggaagggaagagacactacagaaatggtgggacaaagggtgaactagtGTAACAATGATACTCAATGTTATGTTGTAAATGACCTTTACAACTCTGGGGGAAGGTGAGTAGGGGtacagcaggagaaaatgagggaaaagttaagtgttcaaaaagaaatatactccttactttacttatgtatttgtaacacctctgtacataacctttacaataaaattaaacttaaaaaaacaaaagaagaatgtACAAAACAAATcagtaataaaattatatatatatgtgcagaaGAAGTGGAAGATGAAAGACTTCTTGGTGAATTTGTTAATGTTAAATCATGACGAACATGTTCACTTCAAGTTTTAACTGTCTGTAATGACAAAATAATACCACTGTTTATttcatgtttgtattttattttagacttgagttcaagtgtgTTTGTACTTAAGAATTTTACAAAAATAGTATGACTTGGCTATTAAAAGAAGTATAAACAGCTGAATAATGAAAGAAATTCTGCATATGGTACTCTGGTATCACACACAGTGGGATGATAACATGGATACTTTTGTCCAAGAGGAAGCTTTTCTATAACATATATCACCATAGGAATCATTGCTATGGTTTGTGCTATAGTTTGGAACTGAGTGCTCTTGAAAGGCCCATGTATTAAGTTATTTGCCAACATTTGGCAATTTGGCAATATGGAAAGGGTGGAACCTTTAGGAGGTGGGGTATAGTGAGAGGTCATTGAGGTGGGAAAGCTCAGATTTTTTTCCAGCTGCCATGAAAGATTTAGTTTTATTCCACCATGCAGCAATCCTGCCATGAACTATGTACTGCGTTCCCCAGGCTCAAAAGCAGTGGGTCACTCAATCATGGACTAAAACCCTGAATTCATAAGCTCAAATAACTTTTCCTCCCAGTAAGTGGTTTATTGCAGGTATTTTTTGTTTCAGTGGACAGAAAGATGGCAGTTTTGATACAGTTTGAGGTGTCTTTTAAGGGTCCATGTGTTAGAGGCCTGGTTCCCCCAGAAAGGGGGTATTTGGAAGTAATGGGACTTTTATGAAGTGGGGCCTAGTGGAAGGTACTTAGGTCTTACTGAGGCACTATCTTCACACAAGTTTAAGAAAGCTTTGCAATGTCTCAATAGGTCTTGGAGGAGAGTGGTTATAAAAGGAACAAGGATGGCcagtgtctctctccctctctccctctctccctcccttgctcgCCCTCTCTCACCCctgctctctctcccccctctttctaACTCTCtagctctccctctccctctggctCTTGTTCTTTCTCTGCTAAATTGAGATGTGGTCCTTTCCCTGGAAATACTTCACCATCTACCCTCCACAGTGGTCAGTGAAGTTAGAGCTTGCATCATATACTATTTGAACTTTCAGTCTCTACAAATATGAACAAAATAGGCATATTTTCTTCATAAATAATTTCCTTGGGTGCTTTACTATCAAACCAGTTTGGGATTGGATAGTAGTTGTCTCAATTATTGCATAGGAAAAATTGAATTTTTAGATCTGGGCACAGAGTGGAGCAAAAGCTAGAAAATATAACACTGAGGGTGAGAATTTGTTAACCTGTATTTATGCTTTTGGGGATCTAATGCAATCTTTTTATAAATTATTCTCCTTTAACACTTCTGAGAAAGACTACTAAGTATTAAAGGTCCAGAACTTCTGGAGGGTTACCTTAACActattatcttattttattgaGTAAGGTATGGTCTCACTTTGGGGTATTCTAGCTTTGACCCACCTAGTCTGAAACTGTCACTTTTTCCATTCCTTCCCACTAAGGCTCCAGGTTACTTTTCTAGTTACAAAATCAAAATGTATAAACTGACTCTCCAGTGATTTTATGGACCATCTCCTTTGCTCAAATGGAGGCATTTGCAAATCATAGAATTTGTTTTCCTATTAGGCCCCTACCCCATCAAATTCTACTTCAAAGGCCATATATGAGGTACATGAGAAGTTTTGAACTTTATGACAGCCAGTGTCAACCAGAAATACCCTGAGTTCAGCCATATCTCCACCCTTGCCCTTCTCCAACCAGATACACTCAAATGTGGTGAGCTTTCAAGTGCTTTGAACAAATAGTTTTATTTAAtattcatgtacatatatatttaatctaTTTCTACTTCCCATACCCCCACCCCCCTAACATTATCCCCTTAACCTGAATCCACAATCAAACATTAAATAGGGTAAGGAGGAATAGGGACACTGATATTTAAAGCAATAATAACAAGTAAATAAGTAACACACACATCCCTGCTGGGAACCAAAAATAATGTCCACTCTCCTGTTGTAACCCGGTGAGACTTCTTTCATTCCTCTTTGTCAGGATGTCCCATTATAATTCATCAGTATCTCCAAAGATCCATATAGCCTCTATCATTTAAACACCAACAGCTGCCGTTTGCACACAGAGAATCTGGCAATCTTGAAGTCTTTATCCCTGGGAATCTTCATTTCCCCAGTTCACATCACCACTAAGTTTGAACACAGTAGCTAGTGTGTGATGTACTTATGCACATATGTCTAGGATACTTTTCATAATCCACAAAGGGTAAGCAAGGACATAGcagtagaaaaagctgaaaatcatTAAGGTATCAAGTTCAGTGCCATCACACGGTAGAGGAGTAGGGAATACTTCTCAGGCAGGTAGGTGTTGGATTAGGAAATAAACTTCACTAACTATAAGATCGACGGgctcctttattttctttatttttgttatgttttaattttttgcatttaaattttattttagtgaaGGATATTTGTATACTACACTGTCTTGACTACCAAGTTGTAGGTATAGTGACATTGACAAACAGCCTCTTATCTAAAGCTACAAGTAGATAATTCAGTTTCCCAACTCTCAATAAAGACTTCCTTCTACTTTCAGATGACTGTTCTGAAAGGAACAGAAAACTCTCAAGGGTAAGCTGAATCTATATCTCTCTCAGGTTGCTTCCAAGTTCTTCCCATAAAAATAAACTGAATAACATAAatctatttacataaaatatacatGGGCACTTTCTCTGGGGGTCTGCATATATTATGCAAGAAAACTTTTACCAAGCCAATATCTACACTGTTTCCTCCATGCTCACCTTGAATTTCCAGATGAAGCTATTTTTGGCCACCTAGAAGTTTTTGAATAAAAGAATTTAATCCAGTGCTTTGCATTTGGATAAAATGTTCCTACTGAACAGCATGTTTGAAATTGCAATCTGTAATACTAACCAGACCCGACAATAGTGTTCAGTTTTTCAACAGGGGGTAAAACATTGACAACAAGCACTTGAAAAATACACCAAAAGATCTTAACTTTGAGAATTATAGAGTCATAATCACAATTACAAGGAAAAGGAGTTTGAAATAGTCAAATAAAAGACTGTGAACAAGAGTTATCAGAATACACAATTTCATTCTCCCTTTCATACTGTCCAAACTGGGTCCATCACCTCTCCTTCCACACATAGCACAGAGGACAGAGTGTCCAtcagtgagactttgtctcataATCTAGAGACTATATAGACAGCTTTCAGCAATGACAATTATTAGCAAGTGGATGGTGTGGTTGTATAACCATAGGTCCAGGTAGGCCTTAAGATCAATATTAATGTGTATCCTGCTACACAACTATCTATTAAACTTCTTTATAAAGAAGCAAATGTAACCAATCTCAGAAAACTCTCTCTGTATATGCTTAAGTATGTATGGGGGTACCTATGTATTCTGCTATGGTCAGGTGTGTGTGAgggtatgtatgtacatgtctgGGATTGTGTGTGATAGCACACACCATAAGATGGAAGGGCATTTTTGAGCCTTCAGCTCAAAACACCTAAGAAAGAATCTGCAGACACAAGTTGGTATATGCATTTAGATGTGTAAGAGGGCTGAGTTTGACTACTGCTGTCTGCCATTGCTGCCTCTCTGTTTGTTGATATATACATTTGAAAAAAGTGATTTCTTTCTAATAAGGTGACACTACTTACAC from Perognathus longimembris pacificus isolate PPM17 chromosome 28, ASM2315922v1, whole genome shotgun sequence includes:
- the LOC125343553 gene encoding cobalamin trafficking protein CblD-like; translated protein: MAHVLCNRARLVSYLPAFCSLVRRVVNPKAFSTAGSSGSDESHVATSPPDICSRTVWPDETMGPFGPQDQRFQLPGNIGFDCHLNGAALQKKSQVHKTLPDVLAEPLSTERHEFVMAQYVNEFQGNDTPLEQEINSAETYFESARVECAIQTCPEFLLRDFESLFPEVANSKLMILTVTQKTKNDMTVWSEEVEVEREMLLEKFINGAKEICYALRAEGYWADFIDPSSGLAFFGPYTNNTVFEMDERYRHLGFSVDDLGCCKVIHHSLWGTYVVVGSIFTNATPDSNIMKKLSGN